The Candidatus Binataceae bacterium DNA window GACCAACGCCTACTTGCCGCGCTGCGCGACAAATTCCATCTACCCGCCGCCACCCAGGTTGATTTCACCCCCGCTGTTCCCGCCGATTTTGGCGGTCTCGATCGCCGTCAGGCCAGCGCGCCCGGACAGCAAGGGCACATGGACATTTACATCAACCCGGCCCAGACCTACGCCGTGGCCGGCCAGCTCATAGATCTCGACGGCGACCCCTGGAACAAGGTTGATCTCTCCACCCTTCACTTGACCGACCGCGCAACGCTGGGGCCGGCTGACGCGCCGGTCACTGTCATCGAATTCGGTGATTTCGAATGTCCCTACTGCGCGCACGCGATCCAAACTGTCGAAAACGCCGTGCAGAACACCTATAGCGGCAAAGTCCGCTTGATCTTCAAGAATTTTCCGCTGCGCGGCCACGCCTGGGCCCAGCCTGCGGCGATCGCGGGAGAATGCGTGCGCGAACAAAATCCTGCGGCCTTTTGGGACTACGTCCACGACATTTACCGTGATCAATCCTCCATTAACGCCGATAATTTTTCCCAGCACCTCGATCGTTTCGTCAGCGACCATCAGCTCGATCCCCAGATCATGCACGCCTGCGTCATGGGCGCTCAGGCCGAAAACCAGGTCGAGCAGGACGTCGCCGACGGGCAGCGAATCCACATTGCTTCCACCCCAAGCTTCTTCGTCAACGGCATCCCGGTAATTGGCGACCGCGACGCCGCGACCTTCGATTTCGTGATTGATTCCGCCCTTGGCACCAAGGGCTCCTGAATCGGCGCGGTTAACGCGTTCAGGGCGCGGAGGGAAAAGGCTGCGGTGGAAACGGCGCCGGAGCCTGCGCGCCCAGTTGCGCCAAACCGGCAACCGCTTGCTGGCGTTGGCTGGGCTCGGGCGAGCTGGCTAAGAAGGCGTCGTAGGCGCCGATTGCAGCCTGTCTCTTACCCTGCGCCGCCAGCACGCGGGCTTGCGCTAACCGCGCATCGACGGCGGCCGGGCCGCTAAGATTGGCCGCGGCGCTATAAGCCTGCTGTGCGCCGGATAGGTTCCCCATCTGCTCGTACACTACGCCCAGGTTGAGCAACGCGAGCTGGCGGAAAGAAGATATCGTCCCTTGGTCAGCATAATTGACGAGCTTATCGCGTGCCTGGGCCAATTTTCCTGCTTTTAAATAGGTCAGCCCCAGGTACAAGTTGGCCAGTCGACCGATCTCGCTGTGGGAGCGCTGCGCCGCAAGTTGCGAGAAAATCGCTTCGGCTTGGCTATACTGCTTCCCATCCAAAGCATGGAAACCGGCGT harbors:
- a CDS encoding tetratricopeptide repeat protein, with product MPSSSKTQRHHISRKELKQPDEFMVFASEVQDFVARHIQKVALGAAVLAVLAASGFAVYHYQQVRTARAAQLFYAGFHALDGKQYSQAEAIFSQLAAQRSHSEIGRLANLYLGLTYLKAGKLAQARDKLVNYADQGTISSFRQLALLNLGVVYEQMGNLSGAQQAYSAAANLSGPAAVDARLAQARVLAAQGKRQAAIGAYDAFLASSPEPSQRQQAVAGLAQLGAQAPAPFPPQPFPSAP
- a CDS encoding thioredoxin domain-containing protein; amino-acid sequence: MTEQINPYAPLIAIVTLILAVASGGTSLLASTIDKGGNALDHRLVSFIQERFLIASPDRIKLDGAQPSPFPKLTMRPVTMVGDRGKQVRFDLFTLPASSKVLMGQLLELGKNGSEDQRLLAALRDKFHLPAATQVDFTPAVPADFGGLDRRQASAPGQQGHMDIYINPAQTYAVAGQLIDLDGDPWNKVDLSTLHLTDRATLGPADAPVTVIEFGDFECPYCAHAIQTVENAVQNTYSGKVRLIFKNFPLRGHAWAQPAAIAGECVREQNPAAFWDYVHDIYRDQSSINADNFSQHLDRFVSDHQLDPQIMHACVMGAQAENQVEQDVADGQRIHIASTPSFFVNGIPVIGDRDAATFDFVIDSALGTKGS